A section of the Primulina eburnea isolate SZY01 chromosome 1, ASM2296580v1, whole genome shotgun sequence genome encodes:
- the LOC140836849 gene encoding leucine-rich repeat receptor-like serine/threonine/tyrosine-protein kinase SOBIR1: protein MKMALPRIRFSFLILYFFMIILLVQSRLNLHAPDHAALSLVRRDFGIRPAGERNPCDSAGIFCERRISNNSYVLRITRLVFKSQQLKGKISPAIGQLSELKEISLKDNHFFDQIPFQIAECQKLEFLNIAKNRFSGEIPPGLSSLVRLRALDLSSNKFTGNLKFLKHFPNMEKLNLADNMFAGKLPVSLRSFRNLRFINISGNSLLEGPLPLMNQVEDFSAKFAEERNSIPKRYMFAEKSNQTNPAMGPSSSQESAPSPRAAVAPHKPKKNRRKIVGWIVGFLAGALAGSASGFVFSLIYKLIMFLIKGRGKDKSLKIFSPIIKNPEDLAFLQEEDGLASLEIIGRGGCGEVYKAVLPGSGGKEIAIKKVSLSSRDSEELPDEESKLLDKKMRQIRSEIQTVGEIRHKNLLPLLAYMPRPNCHFLVYEYMKNGSVQDYIQHVSQGNKQLDWPTRFKIALGIASGLEYLHMNHTSRIIHRDLKPANVLLDDEMEARISDFGLAKAVPEYKTHVTTSNIAGTAGYIAPEYHQTFRFTDKCDIYSFGVLLGGLVTGKFPSDEFFQHTEEVGLVKWMRNVMTSEDPKRALDPNLLGNGYEEQMLLVLKVACFCTLDNPKERPNSKDARCMLSQIKH from the coding sequence ATGAAAATGGCTTTACCTCGTATCCGTTTCAGTTTCTTaatcctttatttcttcatgaTCATTCTCCTTGTTCAGTCAAGATTGAATCTTCACGCTCCTGATCATGCTGCTCTCTCTCTTGTCCGCAGAGATTTTGGCATCCGCCCTGCTGGGGAGAGGAATCCATGTGATTCCGCCGGAATATTCTGCGAGAGAAGAATCTCAAACAATTCATATGTTCTTAGAATCACTCGTCTTGTCTTTAAGTCCCAACAGCTGAAAGGAAAAATCTCCCCTGCAATAGGGCAGCTCTCTGAGCTGAAAGAGATTTCCTTAAAAGACAACCACTTTTTTGACCAAATCCCATTTCAAATTGCTGAATGCCAAAAACTTGAATTCCTAAATATCGCGAAAAATCGGTTTTCAGGTGAAATTCCGCCTGGATTATCATCATTGGTCCGCCTCCGGGCCCTCGACTTGTCATCAAACAAGTTCACTGGCAATCTGAAATTCTTGAAGCACTTTCCTAACATGGAAAAGCTCAATCTCGCTGATAATATGTTTGCTGGAAAATTACCTGTTTCTTTGAGATCCTTTCGGAATCTCCGATTCATTAACATCTCTGGAAACAGTTTACTCGAGGGTCCATTGCCATTGATGAATCAAGTGGAGGATTTCTCtgcaaaatttgcggaagagaGAAACTCGATCCCGAAACGTTACATGTTTGCAGAAAAATCTAATCAGACAAACCCAGCTATGGGACCTTCTTCGAGTCAAGAATCTGCCCCATCTCCCAGGGCAGCAGTGGCACCTCATAAGCCCAAGAAAAACAGAAGGAAGATAGTGGGCTGGATTGTTGGATTCCTGGCTGGAGCTTTAGCAGGAAGTGCTTCTGGATTTGTGTTCTCTTTAATTTATAAGCTGATCATGTTCTTGATCAAAGGGCGTGGAAAGGACAAAAGCTTAAAAATCTTCAGCCCCATTATCAAGAATCCTGAGGACCTAGCTTTCCTGCAAGAAGAAGATGGATTAGCCTCGCTTGAAATCATAGGAAGAGGTGGATGTGGAGAAGTGTACAAAGCTGTTCTTCCAGGAAGTGGTGGAAAAGAAATCGCCATTAAAAAGGTATCCCTCAGCTCCAGAGACTCAGAGGAACTCCCAGACGAAGAAAGCAAGCTTTTGGACAAAAAGATGCGCCAGATCCGATCCGAAATTCAAACTGTCGGCGAAATCAGGCACAAGAATTTACTACCCCTCTTAGCCTACATGCCAAGGCCCAATTGCCATTTCCTCGTGTACGAGTACATGAAAAATGGAAGCGTACAAGACTACATCCAACACGTGTCTCAAGGAAATAAACAATTAGATTGGCCGACTAGATTCAAGATTGCATTAGGCATCGCTTCAGGCCTCGAGTACCTCCACATGAACCACACTTCTCGGATAATTCACCGGGATTTGAAGCCCGCAAATGTCCTCCTGGACGACGAAATGGAAGCCCGAATATCAGATTTCGGTCTTGCAAAAGCAGTACCCGAATATAAAACTCACGTCACGACTTCGAACATAGCCGGAACCGCTGGTTACATCGCCCCGGAGTATCACCAGACTTTCAGGTTCACGGATAAGTGCGATATCTACAGCTTCGGGGTTCTGCTCGGTGGGCTGGTTACAGGAAAATTTCCATCTGATGAATTTTTCCAGCACACAGAGGAGGTTGGTTTGGTGAAATGGATGAGAAATGTGATGACTTCTGAAGACCCAAAGAGGGCGCTCGATCCAAATCTTCTGGGGAATGGGTACGAGGAGCAGATGCTGTTGGTTCTGAAAGTCGCTTGCTTTTGCACACTTGATAATCCCAAAGAAAGGCCTAATAGCAAGGATGCTAGATGCATGTTATCTCAGATCAAGCATTGA